In Maridesulfovibrio sp., a single genomic region encodes these proteins:
- the proB gene encoding glutamate 5-kinase, giving the protein MNRIGNRINTLKNAKRIVVKIGSAVLTTSEGINLGLICRLADQLATLHERGVDIVLVSSGAVAAGRNSLPGDARLDDLPARQAASAIGQSRLMHEYDETFRRFGLITSQVLLTRDDLRHRARFLNARNTLSRLLEWRVIPIINENDTVAVQELEFGDNDTLASLILNVVEADLFINLTSANGVYDSNPDQNPDARPLSCIDNIHDLDLDAMCDGKTAVGSGGMFSKMRAAHRAAQLGVPTLILSGRERMVIERVFNGEECGTWIVPDEKSISRRKYWLAYHCDPAGDLVIDSGAEKALMSGGKSLLPAGITGVEGDFKAGELVRVVSQDGRALAVGLTCYGAKDMNRIMGSKSGEIESILGKCPYPEAIHRDNLLLDAAL; this is encoded by the coding sequence GCCAAAAGGATCGTGGTCAAGATAGGCAGCGCCGTGCTGACCACCTCAGAAGGCATCAACCTCGGCCTTATCTGCCGTCTGGCAGACCAGTTGGCTACTCTGCATGAACGCGGGGTGGATATCGTGCTTGTTTCGTCCGGTGCGGTCGCAGCGGGACGCAATTCACTGCCCGGCGATGCCAGACTGGACGATCTTCCGGCAAGGCAGGCGGCCTCGGCCATAGGCCAGTCCCGGCTCATGCACGAATACGATGAAACGTTCCGCCGTTTCGGCCTGATCACATCGCAGGTGCTGCTCACCCGCGATGACCTCAGACACCGCGCGCGTTTCCTGAACGCCCGTAACACCCTGTCCCGGCTGCTGGAATGGCGGGTAATCCCCATCATCAACGAAAACGATACCGTGGCGGTTCAGGAACTGGAGTTCGGTGACAACGACACCCTCGCCAGCCTGATCCTGAACGTTGTCGAAGCCGATCTTTTCATCAACCTGACCTCCGCAAACGGGGTCTACGACAGCAACCCCGATCAGAACCCGGACGCCAGACCTCTTTCCTGCATAGATAATATCCACGATCTCGATCTTGATGCCATGTGTGATGGAAAGACCGCTGTAGGTTCAGGCGGCATGTTTTCCAAGATGCGCGCCGCCCACCGTGCGGCCCAGCTAGGAGTACCCACCCTCATTCTCTCCGGCAGGGAACGCATGGTAATAGAGCGGGTATTCAACGGAGAAGAATGCGGCACCTGGATCGTTCCGGACGAAAAATCGATTTCCCGCCGCAAGTACTGGCTGGCCTATCACTGCGACCCCGCCGGCGATCTGGTTATCGACAGCGGTGCAGAAAAGGCTCTCATGTCCGGGGGCAAAAGTCTGCTGCCTGCCGGAATTACCGGTGTGGAAGGAGATTTCAAGGCCGGTGAGCTTGTCCGTGTCGTCAGCCAGGACGGCCGCGCACTTGCCGTCGGGCTGACCTGCTACGGAGCCAAAGACATGAACAGGATCATGGGCTCCAAATCCGGAGAAATAGAATCCATCCTCGGAAAATGCCCCTATCCGGAAGCAATCCACCGGGACAATCTGCTGCTCGACGCCGCACTCTAA